In a single window of the Leisingera daeponensis DSM 23529 genome:
- the hmpA gene encoding NO-inducible flavohemoprotein: MAQQLSQTTIDTVKATVPALAQHGREIVAEMYARLLADPEIRKLFNQSHQDGDSPQHAALTNAILAYAQNIENLPVMAAAVERIANKHVGLQIEPRHYDHVASALSAAIKAVLKDAATEEVIRAWGEAYWFLANILIGREEELYQDTAAAEGGWRGWREFRIDRRVQESADVMSFVLKPVDGKHVMKHKPGQYLSFDLDVPGAGKLRRNYSISSGPSNAFYRITVKREQGGLASTWFHEQAVEGTVVTSAAPAGEFFLKSGQEAEVVLLSAGVGLTPMISMLEVLAANNRSATFLHATQNSRHHVMPDISRSLSRRCVTFFEDPSSKDRAEANFDVEGRITPEWLARNTNTDQAEYYICGPKGFMAMAVNGLKAAGVDENRIFYEFFGPAQELDAA, encoded by the coding sequence ATGGCACAGCAACTCAGCCAAACCACCATCGACACCGTAAAGGCGACTGTTCCGGCGCTGGCGCAGCATGGGCGCGAGATCGTAGCAGAGATGTACGCCAGGCTGCTGGCCGATCCGGAGATCCGCAAACTGTTCAACCAGTCGCACCAGGACGGCGACTCCCCGCAGCACGCAGCATTGACCAACGCGATTCTGGCCTATGCTCAGAACATCGAAAACCTCCCGGTAATGGCCGCAGCGGTGGAGCGTATTGCAAACAAGCATGTGGGCCTGCAAATCGAACCCCGCCATTATGATCATGTCGCCAGCGCCCTATCGGCCGCGATCAAGGCAGTTCTTAAAGATGCGGCGACCGAGGAGGTGATCCGCGCCTGGGGCGAAGCCTATTGGTTCCTGGCCAATATCCTGATTGGCCGTGAAGAAGAGCTTTATCAGGACACCGCCGCGGCCGAGGGCGGCTGGCGCGGCTGGCGGGAGTTCCGGATCGACAGACGGGTCCAAGAGAGTGCTGACGTCATGTCTTTTGTCCTGAAACCCGTCGACGGCAAGCACGTGATGAAGCACAAGCCGGGACAATATCTGTCCTTCGATCTTGATGTGCCCGGAGCAGGCAAGCTGCGCCGCAACTATTCGATTTCCTCAGGGCCATCGAATGCGTTTTATCGGATCACGGTGAAACGCGAGCAGGGAGGCCTGGCAAGCACCTGGTTCCATGAACAGGCGGTCGAAGGCACCGTGGTCACCTCTGCTGCACCGGCCGGAGAGTTTTTCCTGAAGAGTGGACAGGAGGCCGAGGTTGTACTGCTGTCGGCCGGTGTCGGGCTGACGCCGATGATTTCCATGCTTGAGGTTCTAGCCGCAAACAACCGTAGTGCGACCTTCTTGCATGCCACACAAAACAGCAGGCATCACGTCATGCCGGATATCTCCAGATCATTGTCCCGCCGGTGTGTCACATTTTTCGAGGATCCCAGTTCCAAAGACCGGGCTGAAGCGAACTTCGATGTGGAAGGCCGCATCACTCCCGAGTGGCTGGCCCGGAACACCAATACAGATCAGGCTGAATACTACATATGCGGCCCAAAGGGATTCATGGCGATGGCTGTGAATGGCCTGAAGGCAGCTGGCGTTGACGAGAACCGTATCTTCTACGAATTTTTCGGGCCAGCGCAGGAACTGGACGCGGCGTAG
- a CDS encoding phosphonate ABC transporter ATP-binding protein produces MTAAFTLNAVSHHFDGAAALREVSLSAAAGERVALLGPSGAGKSTLLALLDGRLRGWSGEAEVLGVPLSATHAPAREQRTGVGFIFQEFALVDRLTVYQNVMNGRLSRMRIWPSLWGRFGEQDHLKVAAALEDTGLSDLARRRADQLSGGQRQRVAIARCLAQEPRLILADEPVSNLDPAHAERILGLISGAAEKRGIGVVFSSHQPDLSRRFADRIVGLHAGGVQFDKASGQVTSDDIAELYHGTAPGAGLRVVS; encoded by the coding sequence ATGACCGCAGCCTTCACCCTGAATGCAGTGTCCCATCACTTCGACGGCGCCGCGGCGCTGCGCGAAGTGTCGCTCAGCGCTGCAGCGGGTGAACGGGTGGCGCTGCTTGGCCCGTCGGGCGCGGGGAAGTCCACCCTGCTCGCACTGCTCGACGGCCGCCTGCGCGGCTGGAGCGGTGAAGCCGAAGTACTCGGGGTGCCGCTTTCGGCAACGCACGCGCCGGCGCGTGAGCAACGCACCGGCGTTGGGTTTATCTTTCAGGAGTTTGCGCTGGTTGACCGGCTGACCGTCTATCAGAATGTGATGAACGGGCGGCTTTCCCGGATGCGCATCTGGCCTTCCCTTTGGGGTCGGTTCGGCGAGCAGGATCACCTTAAAGTCGCTGCAGCACTCGAAGATACCGGGCTCTCCGATCTGGCCCGGCGCCGGGCGGACCAGCTTTCGGGGGGTCAGCGGCAGCGGGTGGCAATAGCGCGCTGCCTGGCGCAGGAACCCAGGCTGATCCTTGCAGACGAACCGGTGAGCAACCTTGATCCCGCTCATGCGGAACGGATCCTTGGCCTGATCTCGGGCGCGGCGGAAAAGCGCGGCATCGGTGTCGTCTTCAGTTCGCACCAGCCAGACTTGTCGCGCCGCTTTGCTGACCGGATCGTCGGGTTGCACGCGGGCGGTGTGCAGTTCGATAAGGCCTCAGGTCAGGTGACCAGCGACGACATCGCCGAACTTTACCATGGCACAGCTCCCGGCGCCGGGCTGCGTGTGGTCAGCTGA
- a CDS encoding Rrf2 family transcriptional regulator gives MKLNLTTDYALRILIFLASKPEELHSIETLSRIYRLPHSSLMKIVSELVRQGYVMSVRGRYGGIKLGQAASAINVGQVVRSMEESFEVANCGECVIQPQCGLRGVFAEAVDAFLNILDRSTVADLIRDKSGLVPLLTLSEAADDP, from the coding sequence ATGAAGCTGAACCTGACAACAGATTACGCACTGAGAATTCTTATTTTTCTGGCGTCCAAGCCCGAAGAGCTGCACTCGATTGAGACATTGAGCCGCATCTACCGTCTGCCGCACAGCTCTTTGATGAAGATCGTCAGCGAACTGGTCCGGCAAGGCTACGTCATGAGCGTTCGCGGCCGCTACGGCGGCATCAAGCTCGGACAGGCCGCCAGTGCAATCAATGTGGGGCAAGTTGTACGAAGCATGGAGGAAAGCTTCGAAGTTGCCAATTGTGGAGAATGCGTGATCCAGCCCCAATGCGGGCTCCGAGGGGTCTTTGCCGAAGCGGTCGATGCGTTTCTGAACATCCTCGACCGTAGCACCGTCGCCGATCTGATCAGAGACAAGTCGGGTCTGGTTCCGTTGCTGACTTTGTCAGAGGCGGCAGATGATCCCTGA
- the phnE gene encoding phosphonate ABC transporter, permease protein PhnE translates to MNRALIWFVLALAILWSVASAEMGLEKLPGAGARLGEFLGRMIPPDLSVWREVMRGLAETLRIAILGTFFAVILSAGLAVLAAETLVPAAVWRPVRGLLAMIRSIPLILVAMLMVGAVGLGPLPGILAITFHATGMLAKFYAEAIDNVAAAPVAALESAGASRTQQLRWAIWPQMAPVILRDTVFRFELNLRESLILGIVGAGGIGLYVQTYVRSFQYDKAATVTLAIVVLVLASEAVNSALHKRFS, encoded by the coding sequence ATGAACCGGGCACTGATCTGGTTCGTGCTTGCCCTGGCCATTCTTTGGTCCGTCGCAAGCGCAGAAATGGGCCTGGAAAAGCTGCCTGGCGCAGGCGCGCGCCTGGGCGAATTCCTCGGGCGGATGATCCCGCCTGACCTGTCGGTTTGGCGCGAAGTTATGCGAGGCCTGGCGGAGACCCTACGAATTGCCATCCTCGGCACATTCTTTGCGGTCATCCTGTCCGCCGGGCTGGCAGTTCTTGCGGCCGAGACCCTTGTGCCCGCAGCCGTCTGGCGCCCGGTGCGCGGGCTTCTGGCAATGATCCGCTCCATTCCGCTGATCCTAGTGGCGATGCTTATGGTCGGTGCGGTGGGGCTTGGGCCATTGCCCGGAATCCTTGCCATCACCTTCCATGCCACAGGCATGCTGGCGAAATTCTATGCCGAGGCGATCGACAATGTGGCCGCCGCTCCGGTGGCGGCGCTGGAAAGCGCGGGCGCCAGCCGCACGCAGCAGCTGCGGTGGGCAATCTGGCCGCAGATGGCGCCGGTGATCCTGCGGGACACCGTGTTCCGTTTCGAACTGAACCTGCGCGAGAGCCTGATACTTGGCATCGTCGGTGCGGGCGGCATCGGGCTCTATGTCCAGACCTATGTGCGTTCGTTCCAGTATGACAAGGCAGCGACGGTGACCCTGGCCATCGTCGTGCTTGTGCTCGCGTCGGAAGCGGTTAACTCCGCCTTGCACAAGCGGTTTTCCTGA